A region from the Triticum urartu cultivar G1812 chromosome 1, Tu2.1, whole genome shotgun sequence genome encodes:
- the LOC125516328 gene encoding RNA polymerase II C-terminal domain phosphatase-like 4 isoform X1 yields MSVAAESPSPSLSSLSEDDDFADILDAELELASAADSASPGEPPGSPSDDEEEEEDLVVELDAVGQGSNKRRRVEEHHQDQGTATRPEEDAIAGSVKDAEIKKCPPHPGYFGGLCFRCGKGQDEEDVPGVAFGYIHKGLRLGTSEMDRLRGSEVKNLLRERKLVLILDLDHTLINSTRLHDISAAEMDLGIQSAASKNDPDGSLFTLQGMHMLTKLRPFVRKFLEEASSMFELYIYTMGDKAYAVEIAKLLDPGNVYFDSKVISNSDCTQRHQKGLDVVLGADSVAVILDDTEYVWQKHKENLILMERYHYFAASCRQFGFSNQSLSEMMQDERESDGALATILDVLKRIHTIFFDSGVETALSSRDVRQVIKMVRQEVLQGCKLVFSRVFPSDCNPQDQIMWKMAEQLGAVCCSELDPSVTHVVAVHAGTEKARWAAVSKKFLLHPRWIEACNYRWRRQPEEDFPVPGLKEDKGKEKVTEDATCN; encoded by the exons ATGAGCGTCGCCGCCGAGTCCCCGTCGCCGTCCCTGTCTTCCCTCAGCGAAGACGACGATTTCGCTGACATCCTGGAcgcggagctcgagctcgcctctgcCGCTGACTCCGCCTCCCCTGGCGAGCCCCCCGGGTCACCCAGCGAcgacgaagaggaggaggaggacttggTGGTCGAACTAGACGCCGTGGGGCAGGGAAG TAACAAAAGGCGTAGAGTGGAGGAACATCACCAAGATCAAGGAACGGCAACAAGGCCTGAAGAAGATGCCATTG CAGGCTCAGTTAAAGATGCTGAAATCAAGAAATGTCCTCCACATCCTGGATATTTTGGTGGACTATGCTTTAGATGCGGGAAAGGCCAAGACGAAGAAGATGTCCCAGGAGTCGCTTTTGGTTACATCCACAAG GGTTTGAGGCTTGGTACTTCAGAAATGGACAGGCTACGTGGATCTGAAGTGAAGAATCTGTTGCGTGAAAGAAAACTGGTACTTATTTTAGATCTGGATCATACACTGATTAACTCAACCAGACTCCATGATATTTCTGCTGCTGAGATGGACCTGGGAATTCAATCTGCTGCATCAAAAA ATGATCCAGACGGGAGCTTGTTCACATTACAAGGAATGCATATGCTTACAAAGTTGAGACCTTTTGTCCGTAAATTTTTGGAAGAAGCAAGCAGTATGTTTGAGCTGTATATCTATACCATGGGTGACAAGGCTTATGCAGTCGAAATAGCAAAGCTTCTTGACCCTGGCAATGTCTATTTTGATTCAAAAGTGATTTCTAACTCTGACTGCACTCAGCGGCACCAGAAAGGTCTTGATGTGGTCCTCGGAGCTGACAGTGTCGCAGTCATTCTTGATGACACTGAATAT GTTTGGCAGAAGCATAAAGAAAACCTGATTCTGATGGAGAGATATCATTATTTTGCTGCGAGCTGTCGCCAGTTTGGTTTTAGCAACCAATCTTTGTCGGAGATGATGCAAGATGAAAGGGAGAGCGATGGTGCTCTGGCTACAATTCTGGATGTCCTGAAGCGCATACACACGATTTTCTTTGACTCG GGTGTTGAAACTGCTCTTTCCTCTCGAGACGTAAGACAG GTAATCAAGATGGTGCGGCAGGAAGTACTCCAGGGCTGCAAGCTAGTCTTCAGTCGAGTGTTCCCGTCGGATTGCAATCCGCAGGATCAGATAATGTGGAAGATGGCCGAGCAGCTGGGCGCAGTCTGCTGCTCGGAGCTGGATCCCAGCGTTACCCATGTGGTCGCCGTGCATGCCGGGACGGAGAAGGCCCGCTGGGCTGCTGTCAGCAAGAAGTTTTTGCTCCACCCCCGCTGGATCGAGGCCTGCAATTATCGCTGGCGCCGCCAGCCAGAGGAAGATTTCCCTGTACCTGGCCTCAAGGAGGACAAGGGCAAGGAAAAGGTTACAGAAGATGCCACCTGCAATTGA
- the LOC125516328 gene encoding RNA polymerase II C-terminal domain phosphatase-like 4 isoform X2, which produces MSVAAESPSPSLSSLSEDDDFADILDAELELASAADSASPGEPPGSPSDDEEEEEDLVVELDAVGQGSNKRRRVEEHHQDQGTATRPEEDAIGSVKDAEIKKCPPHPGYFGGLCFRCGKGQDEEDVPGVAFGYIHKGLRLGTSEMDRLRGSEVKNLLRERKLVLILDLDHTLINSTRLHDISAAEMDLGIQSAASKNDPDGSLFTLQGMHMLTKLRPFVRKFLEEASSMFELYIYTMGDKAYAVEIAKLLDPGNVYFDSKVISNSDCTQRHQKGLDVVLGADSVAVILDDTEYVWQKHKENLILMERYHYFAASCRQFGFSNQSLSEMMQDERESDGALATILDVLKRIHTIFFDSGVETALSSRDVRQVIKMVRQEVLQGCKLVFSRVFPSDCNPQDQIMWKMAEQLGAVCCSELDPSVTHVVAVHAGTEKARWAAVSKKFLLHPRWIEACNYRWRRQPEEDFPVPGLKEDKGKEKVTEDATCN; this is translated from the exons ATGAGCGTCGCCGCCGAGTCCCCGTCGCCGTCCCTGTCTTCCCTCAGCGAAGACGACGATTTCGCTGACATCCTGGAcgcggagctcgagctcgcctctgcCGCTGACTCCGCCTCCCCTGGCGAGCCCCCCGGGTCACCCAGCGAcgacgaagaggaggaggaggacttggTGGTCGAACTAGACGCCGTGGGGCAGGGAAG TAACAAAAGGCGTAGAGTGGAGGAACATCACCAAGATCAAGGAACGGCAACAAGGCCTGAAGAAGATGCCATTG GCTCAGTTAAAGATGCTGAAATCAAGAAATGTCCTCCACATCCTGGATATTTTGGTGGACTATGCTTTAGATGCGGGAAAGGCCAAGACGAAGAAGATGTCCCAGGAGTCGCTTTTGGTTACATCCACAAG GGTTTGAGGCTTGGTACTTCAGAAATGGACAGGCTACGTGGATCTGAAGTGAAGAATCTGTTGCGTGAAAGAAAACTGGTACTTATTTTAGATCTGGATCATACACTGATTAACTCAACCAGACTCCATGATATTTCTGCTGCTGAGATGGACCTGGGAATTCAATCTGCTGCATCAAAAA ATGATCCAGACGGGAGCTTGTTCACATTACAAGGAATGCATATGCTTACAAAGTTGAGACCTTTTGTCCGTAAATTTTTGGAAGAAGCAAGCAGTATGTTTGAGCTGTATATCTATACCATGGGTGACAAGGCTTATGCAGTCGAAATAGCAAAGCTTCTTGACCCTGGCAATGTCTATTTTGATTCAAAAGTGATTTCTAACTCTGACTGCACTCAGCGGCACCAGAAAGGTCTTGATGTGGTCCTCGGAGCTGACAGTGTCGCAGTCATTCTTGATGACACTGAATAT GTTTGGCAGAAGCATAAAGAAAACCTGATTCTGATGGAGAGATATCATTATTTTGCTGCGAGCTGTCGCCAGTTTGGTTTTAGCAACCAATCTTTGTCGGAGATGATGCAAGATGAAAGGGAGAGCGATGGTGCTCTGGCTACAATTCTGGATGTCCTGAAGCGCATACACACGATTTTCTTTGACTCG GGTGTTGAAACTGCTCTTTCCTCTCGAGACGTAAGACAG GTAATCAAGATGGTGCGGCAGGAAGTACTCCAGGGCTGCAAGCTAGTCTTCAGTCGAGTGTTCCCGTCGGATTGCAATCCGCAGGATCAGATAATGTGGAAGATGGCCGAGCAGCTGGGCGCAGTCTGCTGCTCGGAGCTGGATCCCAGCGTTACCCATGTGGTCGCCGTGCATGCCGGGACGGAGAAGGCCCGCTGGGCTGCTGTCAGCAAGAAGTTTTTGCTCCACCCCCGCTGGATCGAGGCCTGCAATTATCGCTGGCGCCGCCAGCCAGAGGAAGATTTCCCTGTACCTGGCCTCAAGGAGGACAAGGGCAAGGAAAAGGTTACAGAAGATGCCACCTGCAATTGA